The Leishmania major strain Friedlin complete genome, chromosome 23 genome has a segment encoding these proteins:
- a CDS encoding actin interacting protein-like protein, which translates to MGLTPVERAAYYAARSPRFAKVTLKHLSYLHSVLERPCSTSKRKGKMLTDTEAIAPFNVDWMRQVQGAAPAVLMPTCATHVSEILKYCQAEKLAVVPQSGNTSMVYGAEPVHDELVLSTHLMNATPVVSKDTMSVEAESGVILQQCQEACAKKGLLFPLMMGSKGSSMIGGNVSTNAGGIHFARYGSMHSNVLGVEVVTAKGDILNMMSTLRKDNAGYDLKHLFIGSEGTLGVVTRAAIKLYPQPTSKQLAMFRLRDFPSVLGLFRLANSHLAECLSAFEVMDGESMTTSPAKEVPYERTYKNDVFRGGKDFTSAYFCVLVETHGSNEKHDFDKLSEFVEAAQALLGDKLSGGGQHEPILSQSAAQTEQLWALREGIPVHLASSGLIYKYDVSFPIDQFYGVVEHTREILYKHHKMDPDEVIVVGYGHFGDGNVHLNVVDLTRSHGEQLDAALYPAVYEYCAAHAGSISAEHGVGMQKREYLHLSRTSEAIRLMTDVKAMMDPNGILNPYKVLPLEQEK; encoded by the coding sequence ATGGGCCTCACACCGGTCGAGAGGGCTGCGTATTACGCGGCGCGCAGCCCTCGATTTGCCAAGGTCACGTTGAAGCACTTGAGCTACCTCCACAGCGTGCTGGAAAGGCCCTGCAGCACCTCAAAGCGAAAGGGCAAGATGCTGACGGATACGGAGGCGATCGCGCCATTCAATGTGGACTGGATGCGCCAAGTGCAAGGCGCCGCCCCGGCTGTGCTGATGCCAACCTGCGCCACTCACGTCAGCGAGATTCTGAAGTACTGCCAAGCGGAGAAGTTGGCGGTAGTGCCGCAGAGCGGCAATACGAGCATGGTCTACGGCGCGGAGCCGGTGCATGATGAGCTGGTCCTTAGCACGCATCTGATGAACGCGACCCCCGTGGTGTCCAAGGACACGATGTCAGTGGAGGCCGAGTCTGGTGTCATCCTCCAGCAGTGTCAGGAGGCGTGCGCGAAGAAAGGGCTGCTCTTTCCACTCATGATGGGCTCGAAGGGAAGCTCGATGATTGGCGGCAATGTTAGTACCAACGCCGGTGGCATCCACTTCGCGCGCTACGGCTCCATGCACTCGAACGTGCTCGGCGTggaggtggtgacggcgAAGGGCGACATCTTGAATATGATGTCGACGCTGCGCAAAGACAACGCCGGCTACGACCTGAAGCACCTGTTCATCGGCAGCGAAGGCACCCTGGGTGTGGTGACCCGCGCCGCCATCAAGCTGTACCCGCAGCCCACATCGAAGCAGCTGGCCATGTTCCGTCTGCGGGACTTCCCGTCTGTGCTGGGGCTTTTCCGCTTGGCGAACAGCCACCTCGCCGAATGCTTGTCGGCGTTTGAGGTGATGGACGGGGAGTCGATGACGACTAGCCCAGCGAAGGAGGTGCCGTACGAGCGCACGTACAAGAACGACGTGTTCCGCGGCGGCAAGGACTTCACTTCTGCCTACTTCTGCGTTCTTGTGGAGACGCATGGCAGCAATGAGAAGCACGACTTCGACAAGCTCTCAGAATTTGttgaggcggcgcaggcactGCTTGGCGACAAGCtgagtggcggtggccagcACGAGCCCATCCTCTCGCAATCCGCTGCCCAGACGGAGCAGCTGTGGGCGCTGCGTGAGGGCATCCCAGTGCACCTGGCGAGCAGCGGACTCATCTACAAGTACGACGTGTCATTCCCTATCGACCAGTTCTACGGCGTCGtcgagcacacgcgcgagaTTCTCTACAAGCACCACAAGATGGACCCGGACGAGGTGATCGTTGTCGGCTACGGGCACTTTGGTGACGGCAACGTGCATCTGAACGTGGTTGACTTGACCCGCTCGCACGGCGAGCAGCTTGACGCAGCGCTGTATCCGGCCGTGTACGAGTACTGTGCCGCGCACGCTGGTAGCATTTCGGCCGAGCACGGCGTGGGCATGCAGAAGCGCGAATACCTGCATCTCTCCCGCACAAGCGAGGCGATTCGACTCATGACGGACGTCAAGGCGATGATGGACCCGAACGGCATCTTGAACCCATACAAGGTGTTGCCGCTGGAGCAGGAAAAATAA
- the RBP38 gene encoding putative mitochondrial RNA binding protein translates to MLRRVSLSALVQRVAAGAVIATAGRTIVVFSQQHHILESNQRARNSPSNVWIEDWEADRLGMKPEPGALPTQLVLDKQLELFNFDQLLSPPEVMEAPKHSSYSSRKVYGERLQFELNDRAQRHSYQSKWWITRGQAYKENLQFKANARSSILLTKSQIKLFHSSQLSGGEALQQYPVSGGSRRVYSKKGEAFQLLQDHIKSNDFNSGLYFTRRQMEFFKLAPLPDQVPVVQEAATGDRHLIYNVDQLEDPHLALKTLQRAPVNVPTFLLSGEPIMSENTRKFPKTFRSNYWLTGRDAELYQWPIKESERRRGVPFSTGTSAPVQYELFNVEQLSNPDEAFARAGLLIQ, encoded by the coding sequence aTGCTCCGTCGCGTGTCTTTGtctgcgctggtgcagcgcgtggctgctggtgccgtAATCGCCACTGCTGGTCGCACCATCGTTGTCTTCAGTCAGCAGCACCACATTCTGGAGAGCAACCAGCGGGCGCGCAACAGTCCCAGCAATGTGTGGATCGAGGACTGGGAGGCGGACCGCTTAGGCATGAAGCCGGAGCCAGGTGCCCTGCCCACGCAGCTGGTTTTGGATAAGCAGCTTGAGCTGTTCAACTTTGATCAGCTCCTCTCGCCCCCGGAGGTGATGGAGGCGCCGAAGCACAGCAGTTACAGCAGCCGCAAGGTCTACGGTGAGCGACTGCAGTTCGAGCTCAATgaccgcgcgcagcggcacagctACCAAAGCAAGTGGTGGATCACACGTGGACAGGCGTACAAGGAGAATCTGCAGTTTAAGGCCAACGCGCGGTCGAGCATCCTCCTGACCAAATCGCAGATCAAGCTCTTTCACTCCAGCcagctcagcggcggcgaagccCTCCAGCAGTACCCCGTTAGCGGTGGCAGTCGCCGCGTGTACAGCAAGAAGGGGGAGGCCTTCCAGCTTCTGCAGGATCACATCAAGTCGAACGACTTCAACAGCGGTCTGTACTTCACCCGCCGTCAAATGGAGTTCTTCAAGCTCGCCCCGCTGCCGGATCAGGTGCCAGTGGTCCAGGAGGCGGCAACGGGCGACCGTCACCTTATCTACAACGTGGACCAGCTGGAGGACCCGCACCTGGCGCTGAAGACactgcagcgtgcgccgGTGAATGTGCCGACCTTTCTGCTATCTGGGGAGCCGATCATGTCGGAAAACACCAGGAAGTTCCCGAAGACGTTCCGCAGCAACTACTGGCTGACCGGCCGTGATGCCGAGCTTTACCAGTGGCCCATCAAGGAGAGCGAAAGACGCCGCGGTGTGCCGTTCAGCACTGGGACTTCGGCACCGGTTCAGTACGAGCTGTTCAACGTGGAGCAGCTGTCGAACCCTGATGAGGCGTTCGCACGCGCGGGTCTGCTCATTCAGTAG
- a CDS encoding Na/H antiporter-like protein: protein MTHMATPLEGAWSSGGAGEGACRNAVSFERLSLVILFVTMLIFLGGTFFMTHKRRIPLPYTVVLFLYGIVVGVVSRWLYPDVAEALGSIPPELLFYIFLPVLIFEGSYAMNIHALRRVFPQVALLATVGVLINTALLAVPVKLFFQTWSWYTALLLGSLLSATDPVAVVALLKELGVDKCMTAMVDGEAVMNDGTAIILFTLLLPAARVGFVDMSPGVIVVRCIWLALLPIALGPLFGFLQSFWLRRTSDGLTKACITVSVTYVSYYVAAEMLGTSGVLTLFFQGIFLSYYCPSLFPGRESNIISSAWEFLVHLGNTVLFSLVGVILVADVLPTVKLLDIFVLVALYIAMMLSRLLMLEVLSPVLNMFSYKFDQKRIALMVHAGLRGGVAATLAIAVMQEGLEEGVDILKVTSGIVLLTLLVNASTSATVVERLGFKTKSEYRIVKMEYAMELMRSSQEHVLEGLKRDIKYRNASWMQVEKFVRHYIRNPFRNTAVEPEEDEEKMVNRMLMSAFKTALWLQRDKEVITETVVVQMGASLATLIERGELLDVQQMYWYHRHRGASSGEEERAIAAQDSSPQGRRHLSDMSTPSSCYSTQQPQQLGTTQPWRTRPSTGVAAEGEAAAVPESLEEMQSRPSGTPSMTGACQPVGGSSIRASGSDAHGGLAVDVTSLPSHYLGGDAADEGEKKAETNRMVTNLMRRLLPAWVVLVERFICSPGYFAAAHRRAQENAFVALLAVVKCLIAISPLKFKFIRSETQARRVERWVATQITAANRAIRFFYTNFPEATNNVASSRAVVSVANALEETVHNLNAEHGFGTRATEELGKMVACMRSHTPSTWENNASQNESNLVLRAVAATLLGKGLRSLEIKAISSMGLVRKFREGDIITLPDNAFLVVVFGSLRAVYGQWTTLTEHEQMESFGDTVGLEALMLPQEFRVDQQRRWRVISTDSTALIISFNSIKPFLTERSLRAVKALWRAAAAEVLMPFLSRIVTVPDNEARTKREHLIELIMAGTPLIGPRDCDLASCGTDFHLYFYLRGYDKSGLFNCHTPPCYISIFYVHQLRWVDPDAVLYAVPMRVGDRGYVPWPTTATTAGASGEDEREDESSLEEAEEFEGVGASTRRTSPSLRTAAGRSPAAVCPSVSLQSPLPATRSRCRAAVDELLPVNGHSARARGGEVGRSHRNDAHDSMEPNLVNSSMAHGDRGGGAGALFTRNMEHDGVTPPALFGENSVATHAGATNIINSVLLGCAPDDPDELGLNTSLSVFGDLLDNVASPTPTHTGCDLFLRSPSVSECLGQNSASPFVRDTDISIFYSLEGFATQVPFVNQMLVHYASSMEHLCIATLRYLRFPTDPFHARHAQSTGVQTVEFLLNFCVELSMLKRTCRIVSKWHKEDTEVLHPFHVSNDTDSTFQARVCGWARRHRLNGKFHLKTMVTEMNQYANRRFPDYVSVLRRMVELEPGLKEVGTAEGMNSLCRSILKSSKGAVAAMESLEDAL from the coding sequence ATGACACACATGGCCACGCCACTCGAAGGTGCATGGAGTTCGGGGGgcgcgggggagggcgcaTGCCGCAACGCCGTGTCGTTCGAACGCCTGTCCCTCGTCATTCTGTTTGTCACGATGCTTATCTTTCTCGGCGGCACCTTCTTCATGACGCACAAGCGCCGCATTCCACTGCCTTACACGGTGGTGCTGTTCCTGTACGGAATCGTGGTGGGCGTGGTGTCTCGCTGGCTGTACCCTGACGTCGCGGAGGCTCTCGGCTCGATCCCGCCTGAGCTGCTCTTCTACATTTTCCTGCCAGTGCTCATATTTGAGGGCAGCTATGCCATGAACATACATGCTCTGCGCCGCGTCTTTCCACAGGTGGCGCTGCTAGCCACGGTCGGCGTCCTCATCAACACGGCACTTCTGGCGGTACCGGTGAAGTTGTTCTTCCAGACCTGGTCGTGGTACACGGCACTGCTGCTAGGCTCGCTGCTTTCCGCCACCGACCCTGTCGCGGTTgtcgcgctgctgaaggagtTGGGAGTGGACAAGTGCATGACGGCCATGGTGGACGGGGAGGCCGTCATGAACGATGGCACGGCGATCATCCTCTTCACTCTTCTTCTCcctgctgcgcgcgtcgGCTTCGTGGACATGTCGCCTGGGGTGATTGTTGTACGGTGCATCTGGCTGGCGTTGCTGCCCATCGCACTCGGGCCGCTCTTCGGCTTCCTCCAGTCCTTCTGGTTGCGTCGCACCAGTGACGGCCTCACCAAGGCGTGCATCACCGTGTCTGTAACGTACGTGTCGTACTACGTCGCCGCGGAGATGCTGGGTACGAGTGGCGTTCTCACGCTCTTCTTCCAGGGCATCTTTCTGAGCTACTActgcccctcccttttccctGGACGCGAGAGCAACATCATCTCCTCCGCGTGGGAGTTCCTGGTCCACCTCGGCAACACGgtgctcttctccctcgtCGGCGTCATCCTGGTGGCGGATGTGTTGCCCACTGTGAAGCTCTTGGACATCTTCGTTCTCGTTGCGCTGTACATCGCCATGATGCTGTCGCGCCTTCTGATGCTGGAGGTGCTCTCGCCGGTGCTGAACATGTTCTCCTACAAGTTTGATCAGAAGCGAATCGCGCTCATGGTGCACGCCGgactgcgcggcggcgtcgctgccacgcTGGCGATCGCTGTGATGCAGGAGGGCCTCGAGGAGGGCGTCGACATCTTGAAGGTCACGTCCGGGATCGTGCTGTTGACGTTGCTTGTAAACGCGTCCACTTCGGCCACCGTCGTGGAGCGACTCGGCTTCAAGACGAAGTCGGAGTACCGCATCGTGAAGATGGAATACGCGATGGAGCTCATGCGCAGCTCCCAGGAGCACGTGCTGGAGGGCTTGAAGCGCGACATCAAGTACCGCAATGCAAGCTGGATGCAGGTGGAGAAGTTCGTGCGGCATTACATCCGCAACCCGTTTCGCAACACGGCTGTGGAGccagaggaggacgaggagaagaTGGTGAACCGAATGCTGATGTCGGCCTTCAAGacggcgctgtggctgcagcgGGACAAGGAAGTGATCACCGAGACGGTCGTCGTGCAAATGGGCGCGTCCCTCGCCACCCTCATCGAGAGAGGCGAGCTGCTGGATGTGCAGCAGATGTATTGGTATCACCGTCACCGTGGCGCTAGCagtggcgaggaggagcgggcaATCGCGGCCCAGGACTCGTCGCCGCAGGGGCGGCGCCACTTGTCCGACATGTCGACCCCAAGCAGCTGCTACTCgacacagcagccgcagcagcttgGGACAACTCAGCCGTGGCGCACGCGGCCCTCCAccggtgtcgctgctgagggGGAAGCTGCGGCCGTGCCCGAAAGTCTAGAGGAAATGCAGAGCCGCCCCTCGGGTACCCCAAGCATGACAGGGGCGTGCCAACCGGTGGGCGGGTCTAGCATCCGGGCTAGTGGTAGCGACGCGCACGGCGGTTTAGCGGTCGATGTGACGAGCCTGCCATCGCACTacctcggcggcgacgcggctgaTGAGGGCgagaagaaggcggagaCAAACCGGATGGTCACCAACCTCATGCGTCGCCTGCTGCCCGCTTGGGTGGTGCTCGTCGAGCGCTTCATCTGCAGCCCAGGCTActtcgcggcggcgcaccgtcGTGCGCAGGAGAACGCGTTCGTCGCGCTGCTTGCTGTCGTCAAGTGTCTGATTGCCATCTCGCCGCTCAAGTTTAAATTCATCAGGTCGGAgacgcaggcgcggcgggtGGAGCGGTGGGTGGCGACGCAGATTACGGCAGCCAATCGCGCCATCCGCTTCTTCTACACCAACTTCCCGGAGGCTACGAACAACGTCGCAagcagccgcgccgtcgtctcGGTCGCCAACGCGCTGGAGGAGACGGTGCACAATCTAAACGCCGAGCACGGCTTCGGGACGCGGGCGACGGAGGAGCTGGGTAAAATGGTGGCGTGCATGCGGTCTCACACGCCGTCGACGTGGGAGAACAATGCGTCGCAGAACGAGAGCAACCTCGTGCTtcgcgccgtcgcggcgacgCTCCTCGGTAAGGGGCTACGCAGTTTGGAGATCAAGGCAATCAGCTCCATGGGCCTCGTCCGCAAGTTCCGCGAGGGTGACATCATCACGCTGCCCGACAACGCATTCCTAGTCGTTGTCTTCGGGAGCCTGCGCGCCGTCTATGGGCAGTGGACTACGCTCACCGAGCATGAGCAGATGGAAAGCTTCGGTGATACGGTCGGCCTTGAGGCCCTCATGCTGCCGCAGGAGTTTCGAGTggaccagcagcggcgctggcgcgtcATCTCGACCGACTCTACAGCGCTGATCATTTCGTTTAACAGCATCAAGCCGTTTCTGACAGAACGCTCCCTGCGCGCCGTCAAGGCGCTGTGGcgtgcggccgccgcggaggtgcTGATGCCCTTCTTATCGCGTATCGTGACAGTTCCGGACAACGAGGCGCGCACCAAACGGGAGCACTTGATCGAGCTCATTATGGCTGGCACGCCCCTTATCGGGCCTCGCGACTGCGATCTGGCGAGCTGTGGAACCGACTTCCACCTGTACTTCTACCTCCGCGGGTATGACAAGTCGGGGCTGTTCAACTGCCACACGCCCCCGTGCTACATCTCCATTTTCTACGTACATCAGCTGCGCTGGGTCGACCCTGACGCGGTGCTCTACGCGGTCCCGATGCGGGTCGGGGATCGCGGCTACGTGCCGTGGCCCACGACCGCCACGACGGCTGGCGCGTCCGGTGAGGATGAGCGGGAAGACGAAAGTAGCCtcgaggaggcagaggagtTCGAGGGCGTGGGGGCCTCTACCCGGCGTACTTCACCATCCCTGCGGACTGCCGCGGGCCGGTCACCGGCTGCCGTCTGTCCGTCGGTGTCTCTGcagtcgccgctgcctgcgACGAGGTCGCGGTGTCGCGCGGCAGTCGACGAGCTGTTGCCTGTTAATGGGCacagcgcgcgtgcgcggggcGGCGAGGTGGGGCGAAGTCATCGCAACGATGCACATGACTCTATGGAACCGAACTTGGTGAACTCCTCGATGGCCcacggcgaccgcggcggcggtgcaggggCGCTCTTCACGAGGAACATGGAGCACGATGGCGTAACGCCGCCGGCACTCTTCGGCGAGAACAGCGTCGCCACACACGCTGGTGCGACGAACATCATCAACAgcgtgctgctcggctgCGCCCCCGATGACCCCGATGAGCTGGGCCTGAACACATCGCTCAGTGTCTTTGGCGACTTGCTTGACAATGTCGCCTCCCCGACGCCGACCCACACCGGCTGCGACTTGTTTCTACGGTCGCCGTCGGTGTCGGAGTGTCTGGGCCAGAATTCTGCCTCGCCCTTCGTCCGCGACACGGACATCAGCATCTTCTACTCGCTCGAGGGCTTTGCGACGCAGGTTCCCTTTGTGAACCAGATGCTCGTCCACTACGCTTCCTCCATGGAGCACCTCTGCATTGCCACGCTGCGCTACCTGCGGTTCCCGACCGACCCTTTTCACGCGCGCCATGCTCAGTCCACTGGTGTGCAGACGGTGGAGTTCTTGCTGAACTTTTGCGTGGAGCTGTCGATGCTGAAGCGGACGTGTCGCATTGTGAGCAAGTGGCACAAAGAAGACACCGAAGTCCTGCACCCGTTTCACGTGAGCAATGACACGGACTCGACGTTTCAGGCGCGTGTTTGCGGGTGGGCTCGTCGGCACCGCCTGAACGGCAAGTTTCACTTGAAGACAATGGTGACGGAGATGAACCAATACGCGAACCGGCGCTTCCCCGACTACGTGTCGGTGCTGCGACGGATGGTGGAGCTGGAGCCGGGGCTGAAAGAGGTGGGGACGGCCGAGGGCATGAACTCGCTGTGCCGCAGCATTTTAAAGAGCAGCAAAGGTGCTGTTGCAGCGATGGAGAGCCTCGAGGATGCCCTTtag